A single region of the bacterium genome encodes:
- a CDS encoding FtsQ-type POTRA domain-containing protein, with protein sequence MRRKKKLKIILSIILVVLLVVGTITLKKLSIKFLKNMEIFYIKNINVIPKYESSINSGLLEMEMGKNLLFCDINGLREVIVENQQVEDCKIKKIFPNTLQIEVVVRKPWMFILDNGNLFCVDRKGKVVYPIKEGFSSFSIIENVSIENQEVTEKDLWKLNTIKEIENAYNCNNLKKHINPDKIIFLRNQEMVIYSDGKRILVAKEDIAEKFKFLKIVFNEIEKNQQNWEYVDIRFEDPIVR encoded by the coding sequence TTGAGAAGAAAAAAGAAACTGAAAATTATTTTGTCTATCATTCTGGTTGTTCTGCTTGTTGTTGGTACTATTACTCTAAAAAAATTGTCTATAAAATTTCTTAAAAATATGGAAATATTTTATATCAAGAATATAAATGTAATTCCTAAGTATGAAAGTTCTATCAATTCTGGGCTTCTTGAAATGGAAATGGGAAAAAACCTGCTTTTCTGTGATATAAACGGCTTAAGAGAGGTTATTGTAGAAAATCAGCAGGTTGAGGATTGTAAAATAAAAAAAATATTTCCTAATACTCTTCAAATTGAAGTGGTTGTTAGAAAACCTTGGATGTTCATTTTAGATAATGGAAACCTTTTTTGTGTTGACAGAAAAGGAAAGGTTGTATATCCTATAAAAGAAGGTTTCTCCTCATTTTCTATAATTGAAAATGTTTCTATTGAAAATCAAGAGGTTACAGAAAAAGATTTGTGGAAACTAAACACAATTAAAGAGATTGAAAACGCTTACAATTGTAACAACTTAAAGAAACATATCAACCCAGATAAAATTATATTTTTAAGAAATCAAGAGATGGTAATCTATTCTGATGGAAAAAGGATACTGGTCGCAAAAGAAGATATTGCTGAAAAATTCAAATTTTTAAAAATTGTGTTTAATGAGATAGAAAAAAATCAACAAAATTGGGAATATGTTGATATACGATTTGAAGACCCGATAGTTCGATAA
- the ftsA gene encoding cell division protein FtsA, translating to MLNQIITALDIGTSKIFGITCVAKETGLEAIAANVMNFSEDIVQRGRVTDIEEVSNSIHTVLRSLKNDSGENIIKVNIGLGGGHLTGISYPKSITIEPQGRTISESDIEKVKREIANSVSASYGADRQILFTTPQEYIIDDTNQTKKPPVGMHGNSLLLKMHVVTAETNPMKDIETCVKKAGGLVEGFYPHSWAAAESCLTEEEKKLGCILIDIGKSTTDLIMFSNNSVLTTDSVGIGSKNIDWDISHILHTSELNAEELKKKYGWANYPNLVQEKSPILERQVDIVDLTGKLSRSVSTNEISHIVYARASEILTDYVKTKVDQYLLKHSCIAGIVLTGGGARLQGFEHLAMSVFGLPARIGIPTGPFNLDSNYQAPNFASAIGTVMLASKSIRNLEDSEWWQKILKTVVHSVQKTKTKSNEFLGRIRNGKTNN from the coding sequence ATGCTAAACCAAATTATCACAGCCCTTGATATAGGGACAAGTAAAATTTTTGGAATAACTTGTGTCGCAAAAGAGACTGGACTTGAGGCTATAGCCGCAAATGTTATGAATTTCTCTGAAGATATTGTTCAAAGAGGGAGAGTAACCGATATTGAAGAGGTTAGCAACAGTATTCATACAGTTTTGAGGTCATTAAAGAACGATTCTGGGGAAAATATTATAAAAGTCAATATTGGGTTAGGCGGTGGTCATCTTACCGGTATATCATATCCTAAAAGCATAACTATTGAGCCACAAGGAAGAACTATTTCTGAATCTGATATTGAAAAAGTTAAAAGAGAAATAGCCAATTCAGTATCTGCTTCATACGGAGCAGATAGGCAAATTTTGTTCACAACACCTCAAGAGTATATAATAGACGATACTAACCAGACAAAAAAACCTCCTGTTGGTATGCACGGTAATTCACTTCTTTTAAAGATGCACGTTGTTACAGCAGAAACCAACCCTATGAAAGATATTGAAACCTGTGTGAAAAAAGCTGGAGGGTTGGTTGAAGGGTTTTATCCTCACTCCTGGGCAGCAGCTGAATCGTGTTTAACAGAAGAAGAAAAGAAACTTGGATGTATACTTATAGATATTGGAAAAAGCACTACCGATTTGATTATGTTTTCAAACAATTCTGTTCTAACAACAGATTCAGTGGGGATTGGTAGCAAAAACATTGATTGGGATATTTCTCACATTCTACACACATCTGAGTTAAATGCAGAAGAACTAAAGAAAAAATATGGATGGGCAAATTATCCAAATCTTGTTCAAGAAAAATCCCCTATCCTTGAAAGACAAGTAGATATTGTTGATTTAACAGGAAAGTTATCCAGAAGCGTCTCAACAAATGAAATATCTCATATTGTTTATGCCAGGGCTTCGGAAATTTTAACTGATTATGTAAAAACAAAGGTTGACCAATATCTATTGAAACATAGTTGTATAGCGGGGATAGTGTTGACAGGGGGTGGAGCAAGGCTTCAAGGGTTTGAGCATTTGGCAATGAGTGTTTTTGGGTTACCAGCAAGGATTGGTATCCCTACTGGACCTTTTAACCTTGATTCTAACTATCAAGCACCTAACTTTGCATCAGCTATTGGAACTGTTATGCTTGCTTCAAAATCTATACGAAACCTTGAAGATAGCGAATGGTGGCAAAAAATATTAAAAACAGTAGTACACTCAGTACAGAAAACTAAAACTAAATCAAATGAATTTTTAGGGAGAATTAGAAATGGCAAAACTAATAACTGA
- the ftsZ gene encoding cell division protein FtsZ codes for MAKLITDSPEESKAINIKIVGIGNAGSNIISRISEDVKGITSIIFNTDANALTYSKADIKIRIGEKITKGSGTGRDPEKGKFAANEDKEKIKEVLDNSDFVFLVAGLGGGTGTGSSPVIAKIAKDLGAIVIAFVTTPFAFEGDKKIKYSKKGLEILENNVDTLIHLSNKRLYDHVAEDVGITDAFGKIDEIISRTIESLSNLIYKPKIFDIDFADICSIVSKAGKGIVGLGSGKGENRVEDAANNAIDNPLVEKNNIMEAKNILISLTGSKDLTLREVGNAMNLIERKIASPSKVIGVAIDENLENEIRMTILATGIGDKSIEIEEEVSKPVGTTIVNEIPFIPTEIDINKPAILRGKEFKK; via the coding sequence ATGGCAAAACTAATAACTGACTCTCCAGAAGAAAGTAAGGCAATTAATATTAAAATTGTTGGTATAGGTAATGCAGGTAGTAATATTATTTCACGGATATCAGAAGATGTTAAAGGTATAACATCAATTATTTTTAATACTGATGCTAATGCTCTAACCTATTCCAAAGCAGACATAAAAATACGGATTGGAGAGAAGATTACTAAAGGAAGTGGGACAGGCAGAGACCCTGAGAAAGGCAAGTTTGCTGCTAACGAAGATAAAGAGAAGATTAAAGAAGTGCTTGATAACTCAGATTTTGTTTTTCTGGTTGCAGGTTTAGGAGGCGGTACTGGGACAGGGAGTTCTCCAGTTATAGCAAAAATTGCTAAAGACCTTGGCGCTATAGTTATAGCTTTTGTTACTACTCCTTTTGCATTTGAAGGCGATAAAAAAATCAAGTACTCAAAAAAAGGTCTTGAAATCCTTGAAAATAATGTAGACACACTTATCCATTTATCAAACAAACGGTTATATGACCATGTTGCTGAAGACGTTGGGATTACGGATGCTTTTGGGAAAATAGATGAAATTATTTCAAGGACAATAGAGTCTCTATCTAACTTGATTTATAAACCTAAAATTTTTGATATTGATTTTGCAGATATATGTTCTATTGTTTCAAAAGCAGGAAAAGGTATTGTGGGGCTTGGTTCAGGCAAAGGTGAAAATAGAGTAGAAGATGCAGCAAATAATGCGATAGACAATCCTCTTGTTGAAAAAAACAATATAATGGAAGCAAAAAATATACTTATTAGTTTAACTGGAAGCAAAGACCTTACTTTGAGAGAGGTGGGGAACGCAATGAATCTTATAGAGAGAAAAATAGCCTCTCCGTCTAAGGTTATAGGAGTTGCTATTGATGAAAACCTTGAAAATGAAATAAGGATGACTATTCTTGCCACAGGTATTGGCGACAAATCTATAGAAATAGAAGAAGAAGTATCAAAACCTGTAGGAACTACAATTGTAAACGAGATACCTTTTATACCTACAGAAATAGATATCAATAAACCAGCTATTTTGAGAGGAAAGGAGTTTAAAAAATGA
- a CDS encoding Gfo/Idh/MocA family oxidoreductase gives MRKIKAGVAGYGRSGKGIHCHSIGQLPDKYDIVALCEPNDERREEAKENLKCRVYKDFNEFLTDKEVELVSVATPSYLHTECTLASLAAGKNTVCEKPLSDNVADVDKMIEASKKYNKIFAPFQNKRHCTHFQKMKEIVDSGILGKIVEIKINWNGFGRRWDWQTLRKFKGGTLNNTCPHSIDHALQFMPEDDDYEIFCHLEKTLTLGDADDHVKIIMKGKKSPLLDLEVSSAFAYTQPEKYIIAGTKGGLKANYSEIWWKYFDPTTLPDRELPEIAISEGRAYCSEDIEWTEEYWKTPEDAVHFSVAFYDHLYKTLTEGVPLFVSPESARRVVWLSEICHKRTGI, from the coding sequence ATGAGGAAGATTAAAGCAGGTGTTGCCGGATATGGAAGAAGCGGTAAAGGTATTCATTGTCACAGTATAGGTCAGTTACCCGATAAATATGACATAGTTGCTTTGTGTGAACCCAACGATGAAAGAAGAGAAGAAGCGAAAGAAAATTTAAAATGTAGAGTTTATAAAGATTTTAATGAATTTTTAACAGATAAAGAGGTTGAACTTGTTTCCGTTGCTACCCCTTCTTACCTTCACACAGAATGTACACTTGCCTCTCTTGCTGCAGGAAAAAATACTGTATGTGAAAAACCATTATCTGATAATGTTGCTGATGTTGATAAGATGATAGAAGCATCTAAAAAATATAATAAAATTTTTGCTCCTTTCCAAAATAAAAGACATTGCACCCATTTTCAAAAAATGAAAGAGATTGTTGATTCTGGAATACTTGGAAAAATTGTTGAAATAAAAATTAACTGGAACGGTTTTGGAAGAAGATGGGACTGGCAAACTCTCAGAAAATTTAAAGGTGGTACTCTAAACAATACTTGCCCACACTCAATTGATCACGCATTACAGTTTATGCCTGAAGATGATGATTATGAAATCTTTTGTCATCTTGAAAAGACTCTAACGTTAGGGGATGCCGATGACCACGTAAAAATAATAATGAAGGGAAAAAAATCTCCTCTGCTCGATTTAGAAGTTTCTTCAGCTTTTGCTTATACACAACCAGAAAAGTATATTATAGCTGGAACTAAAGGTGGATTGAAAGCAAACTACTCTGAAATCTGGTGGAAATATTTTGACCCTACTACACTTCCAGATAGAGAACTCCCTGAAATAGCTATTTCTGAGGGACGTGCATATTGTAGCGAAGATATTGAATGGACAGAAGAATACTGGAAAACGCCTGAAGACGCTGTCCATTTTTCAGTAGCGTTTTATGACCATCTTTACAAAACGCTAACAGAAGGCGTACCTCTATTTGTTAGTCCTGAGAGTGCAAGAAGGGTTGTATGGTTATCTGAAATATGCCACAAAAGAACAGGGATATAA
- a CDS encoding sugar phosphate isomerase/epimerase gives MKHGICNEIFKGWELKKVFSFIKNLGYEGLEIAPFTFDDSVENISLDKRKEVKDLSEEYGVSIIGSHWLLAKPDGLSMSSSDSSIRKRTTEYLCSLAEFTSDIGGELMVLGSPKQRNIGEGQTREEVKGHVKEGLVEALKVCESRNIDICLEPLTKNETNFINTASEAIELIEEISHPNLKLHLDVKAMSAESLSIPEIISNSKKYLRHFHVNDVNRMYPGSGEIDYAPILKALKEIDYQGWISLEVFDFSHGAETIALESIKYLKRFI, from the coding sequence ATGAAACACGGAATATGTAACGAAATATTTAAAGGATGGGAACTAAAGAAAGTGTTTTCTTTTATAAAAAATCTTGGATATGAAGGGCTTGAAATTGCACCTTTTACTTTTGATGACTCTGTTGAAAACATCTCCTTAGATAAACGGAAAGAGGTCAAAGATTTATCAGAAGAATATGGTGTTAGTATAATCGGAAGCCACTGGCTGTTAGCTAAGCCAGATGGGTTATCAATGTCAAGTAGTGATTCTTCCATAAGAAAAAGAACTACTGAATATTTGTGTAGTCTTGCTGAGTTTACTTCTGATATAGGAGGGGAACTGATGGTACTGGGTTCACCTAAACAGAGAAATATTGGAGAAGGACAGACCAGAGAAGAGGTTAAAGGGCACGTTAAAGAAGGGTTGGTAGAAGCATTAAAAGTATGTGAATCAAGAAATATAGATATTTGTCTTGAACCTTTAACCAAAAATGAAACTAATTTTATAAATACTGCTAGTGAAGCCATAGAATTGATTGAAGAGATTTCTCACCCTAACTTGAAACTTCACCTTGACGTTAAGGCTATGTCGGCTGAATCTTTATCTATTCCAGAGATTATTAGTAATTCAAAAAAGTATTTAAGGCATTTCCACGTAAATGATGTTAACAGGATGTATCCGGGTTCAGGGGAGATAGATTACGCTCCTATTTTAAAAGCATTAAAAGAGATTGATTATCAAGGATGGATTTCTCTTGAAGTATTTGATTTCTCTCACGGAGCAGAAACAATTGCGCTTGAAAGTATCAAATACCTTAAAAGATTCATTTAA